A genomic region of Bradyrhizobium sp. ORS 278 contains the following coding sequences:
- a CDS encoding glutathione S-transferase family protein encodes MGLLVDGQWHDVWYDTAASGGRFVRKDSAFRSFVTSDGSPGPTGSGGFKAEAGRYHLYVSLACPWAHRTLIMRTLKGLEGMISVSVVHWLMRERGWTFAEGPGVVADEINHAEVLHQVYTAADPHYSGRVTVPVLWDKAQRTIVNNESSEIIRILNAAFDGIGAKPGDHYPQALRGEIDAINARVYDTLNNGVYKCGFATTQAAYEEAIGPLFATLDWLDERLAMRRFLLGDAVTEADIRLFTTLIRFDAVYVGHFKCNIRRIADYPNLSAYTRDLYQWPGIAETVNFQHIKGHYYESHRTINPTGIVPLGPQQDFTAPHGRARLATS; translated from the coding sequence ATGGGACTGCTCGTCGACGGCCAATGGCACGACGTCTGGTATGACACGGCGGCCTCCGGCGGCCGCTTCGTGCGCAAGGATTCGGCCTTTCGCAGCTTCGTCACATCCGACGGCAGCCCGGGTCCGACCGGCAGTGGTGGCTTCAAGGCCGAGGCCGGGCGGTATCATCTCTATGTCAGCCTCGCTTGTCCGTGGGCGCACCGCACCCTGATCATGCGCACGCTCAAGGGGCTCGAGGGGATGATCTCCGTCTCCGTCGTGCACTGGCTGATGCGCGAGCGGGGCTGGACGTTTGCCGAGGGTCCCGGCGTCGTCGCTGATGAGATCAATCATGCGGAGGTCCTGCACCAGGTCTACACCGCGGCCGATCCACACTATTCCGGCCGTGTCACCGTGCCGGTGCTCTGGGACAAGGCGCAGCGGACGATCGTCAACAACGAGTCCTCCGAGATCATCCGGATCCTGAACGCGGCTTTCGACGGCATCGGCGCCAAGCCAGGCGACCATTATCCGCAGGCATTGCGCGGCGAGATCGACGCAATCAATGCCCGCGTCTACGACACGCTCAACAACGGCGTCTACAAATGCGGCTTTGCGACCACGCAAGCGGCTTACGAGGAGGCCATCGGGCCGCTGTTCGCGACGCTCGACTGGCTCGATGAACGGCTTGCAATGCGGCGCTTCCTGTTGGGCGACGCCGTCACCGAGGCCGATATCCGGCTGTTCACGACCCTGATCCGCTTCGATGCCGTCTATGTCGGCCACTTCAAGTGCAATATCCGCCGTATCGCCGACTATCCGAATCTCTCGGCCTACACGCGCGATCTCTACCAATGGCCGGGGATCGCCGAGACCGTGAACTTCCAGCATATCAAGGGGCACTATTACGAAAGCCACCGCACAATCAATCCGACCGGCATCGTTCCGCTCGGCCCGCAGCAGGATTTCACCGCGCCGCACGGCCGCGCGCGGCTGGCAACGTCCTGA
- the recO gene encoding DNA repair protein RecO, producing the protein MEWTDDGIVLGLRRHGESSAVVELLTREHGRHLGLVRGAAGKRMRPVLQPGNTVRAIWRARLDEHLGMYAVDGLTLRAAELMSASHGAYGVTHLASLARLLPERDPHEDMYFRLEHALDDFADAGAAAAHIVRFELAILTELGFGLDLESCAATGETSDLIYVSPKSGGAVSRTAGAPWADRLLPLPPFLRESDEDHGWSDQDLLDGFRLTGLFLLRHVLEPRGQGHSDAREGFINAVTRARTRLTRA; encoded by the coding sequence ATGGAATGGACCGATGACGGCATCGTGCTGGGGCTGCGGCGGCACGGCGAATCCTCCGCCGTCGTCGAACTGCTGACGCGCGAGCACGGCCGCCATCTCGGTCTCGTGCGCGGTGCCGCGGGCAAGCGGATGCGGCCGGTCCTGCAGCCCGGCAACACGGTGCGCGCGATCTGGCGGGCGCGGCTCGACGAGCATCTCGGCATGTACGCCGTCGACGGGCTCACCTTGCGCGCCGCGGAGCTGATGTCCGCCTCGCACGGTGCCTATGGCGTGACGCACCTGGCGTCCCTTGCACGGCTGTTGCCCGAGCGCGATCCGCACGAGGACATGTATTTCAGGCTCGAACATGCGCTTGATGATTTCGCGGATGCCGGCGCCGCCGCTGCCCATATCGTGCGCTTCGAGCTCGCGATCCTGACCGAGCTCGGCTTTGGTCTCGATCTGGAATCCTGCGCGGCGACCGGCGAGACCTCCGACCTGATCTACGTCTCGCCGAAATCCGGCGGCGCGGTCTCGCGCACCGCCGGCGCGCCATGGGCCGACCGGCTGCTGCCTTTGCCGCCATTCCTGCGCGAGAGCGACGAGGATCACGGCTGGTCCGACCAGGATCTGCTCGACGGTTTTCGCCTCACCGGCCTGTTCCTGCTGCGCCACGTCCTGGAGCCGCGGGGGCAAGGCCATTCGGATGCGCGTGAAGGCTTCATCAATGCGGTGACGCGGGCGAGGACGCGGCTCACGCGCGCTTGA
- a CDS encoding ACT domain-containing protein → MTGERDLGTLLLTMTPEMQDGVFVFCGLADGRELPATLTPLMLFREREGITLIVRREEAERAGLDYQFAARLITLSVHSALDAVGFLAAVTAKLAAAGISVNAVSALHHDHLFVPEAQGDEAMRLLRELSRNAAGE, encoded by the coding sequence ATGACAGGGGAACGCGACCTCGGCACGCTGCTGCTGACGATGACGCCCGAGATGCAGGACGGCGTCTTCGTGTTCTGCGGCCTCGCCGACGGCAGAGAGCTTCCCGCGACGCTGACCCCCTTGATGCTGTTTCGCGAGCGCGAAGGCATCACGCTGATCGTCCGGCGTGAGGAGGCGGAGCGGGCCGGGCTGGACTATCAGTTCGCGGCGCGTCTCATCACCCTTTCGGTGCATTCCGCGCTCGACGCCGTCGGCTTTCTCGCCGCCGTCACGGCGAAGCTGGCGGCGGCCGGCATCAGCGTCAATGCCGTGTCGGCCCTTCATCATGATCATCTGTTCGTCCCCGAAGCGCAGGGCGACGAGGCGATGCGGCTGCTGCGGGAGCTGTCTCGCAACGCAGCCGGTGAATGA
- the era gene encoding GTPase Era: MTAEQQAGQGATRCGFVALIGAPNVGKSTLVNALVGSKVTIVSRKVQTTRALIRGIVIEGQSQIILVDTPGIFSPKRRLDRAMVTTAWSGAHDADLVCVLLDAKKGLDDEAQAIIDKAASVAHEKILVVNKVDLVPREKLLALVAAANEKLAFARTFMISALSGDGVDDLRRALAEMVPPGPFHYPEDQMSDAPMRHLAAEITREKIYSHLHQELPYQSTVETDSWTERNDGSIRIEQTIFVERDSQRKIVLGKGGATIKSIGAQSRKEIAEITGVPVHLFLFVKVRENWGDDPDRYREMGLEFPRE, from the coding sequence ATGACGGCTGAGCAACAGGCCGGGCAGGGCGCGACCCGCTGCGGTTTCGTCGCGCTGATCGGCGCTCCGAATGTCGGCAAGTCGACCCTCGTCAATGCGCTGGTCGGCTCCAAGGTCACGATCGTCTCGCGCAAGGTGCAGACGACGCGCGCGCTGATCCGCGGCATCGTCATCGAAGGTCAATCGCAGATCATCCTGGTCGACACGCCCGGCATCTTCTCGCCGAAGCGAAGGCTCGACCGCGCGATGGTCACGACGGCCTGGAGCGGCGCGCATGACGCCGATCTGGTCTGCGTGCTGCTCGATGCCAAGAAGGGCCTGGACGACGAGGCGCAGGCCATCATCGACAAGGCGGCTTCGGTGGCGCACGAGAAGATACTGGTCGTCAACAAGGTCGACCTGGTGCCGCGGGAAAAGCTGCTGGCTTTGGTCGCCGCGGCCAATGAGAAGCTGGCCTTCGCGCGCACCTTCATGATCTCGGCGCTGTCGGGGGACGGCGTCGACGATCTCCGGCGCGCGCTGGCCGAGATGGTGCCGCCGGGACCGTTCCATTACCCCGAAGACCAGATGTCGGACGCGCCGATGCGTCACCTCGCGGCCGAGATCACCCGCGAGAAGATCTATTCGCACCTGCATCAGGAATTGCCCTATCAGTCCACGGTCGAGACCGACAGCTGGACCGAGCGCAACGACGGTTCGATCCGGATCGAGCAGACAATCTTCGTGGAGCGTGACAGCCAGCGCAAGATCGTGCTCGGCAAGGGCGGCGCGACGATCAAGTCGATCGGGGCGCAGTCGCGCAAGGAGATCGCCGAGATCACCGGCGTGCCGGTGCATCTGTTCCTGTTCGTGAAGGTGCGTGAGAACTGGGGCGACGATCCCGACCGCTATCGAGAGATGGGTCTCGAGTTCCCTAGAGAATGA
- a CDS encoding LysR family transcriptional regulator: protein MHPPTLRQLQQLVYLAEERHFARAAKRAHVTQSALSRSLQTLEQSAGMRLFDRSSRAVEITAVGERLVARARSLLSGADDIGREMRLLRSGDAGEVTVGVGAFTGLTLLPDAMARLYSDHPSVRITVVQDNWRALMEVLQQGKLDFFLAHITDIRADDSLDIEPLGSLPGHFYCRPSHPLASRRELLARDLAGQHFASVALPPEFSRRLDELIAAPGGRGFDVALESENAGLLVQMALRSDVVLVAGDAVLTHELASGQLVRLNVVELREPRATNLLLAQFGILRLKGRTLSPAAMMLIEMVRAQAARTLTGPRRPPASRAIGGAHRSRPSPRKKPSAPPRNQSRHHTRGKT from the coding sequence ATGCATCCGCCGACCTTGCGTCAGTTGCAGCAGCTGGTCTACCTCGCGGAAGAACGGCATTTCGCACGGGCCGCCAAGCGCGCCCATGTCACCCAGTCGGCCCTGAGCCGCAGCCTGCAGACGCTCGAGCAATCGGCGGGCATGCGGTTGTTCGACCGCAGCTCGCGCGCGGTCGAGATCACCGCGGTCGGCGAGCGACTGGTGGCGCGGGCCCGCTCACTGCTGTCGGGCGCCGACGATATCGGCCGCGAGATGCGGCTGTTGCGCTCGGGAGATGCCGGCGAGGTGACGGTGGGCGTGGGCGCGTTCACCGGCCTGACCTTGCTGCCGGATGCCATGGCGCGGCTGTATTCGGACCATCCGTCGGTGCGCATAACCGTCGTGCAGGATAATTGGCGCGCCCTGATGGAGGTGCTGCAGCAGGGAAAGCTCGATTTTTTCCTGGCGCACATCACCGACATCCGCGCTGACGACAGCCTTGACATCGAGCCGCTCGGCAGCCTCCCCGGACACTTCTACTGCCGGCCGTCACATCCCTTGGCGAGCCGGCGCGAGCTCTTGGCCCGCGATCTGGCCGGGCAGCACTTCGCCTCCGTCGCGCTGCCGCCGGAATTCAGCAGGCGATTGGATGAGCTGATCGCTGCACCGGGAGGGCGCGGCTTCGACGTCGCGCTCGAATCCGAGAATGCGGGCCTGCTCGTGCAGATGGCTCTTCGCTCGGATGTCGTGCTGGTCGCGGGCGATGCGGTTCTCACCCACGAGCTTGCCTCCGGCCAGCTGGTCCGGCTCAACGTGGTCGAGCTGCGCGAGCCTCGCGCGACCAACCTGCTGCTGGCGCAGTTCGGCATTTTGCGACTGAAGGGCCGAACCCTGTCGCCGGCCGCGATGATGCTCATCGAAATGGTTCGCGCGCAAGCCGCGCGAACCTTGACCGGGCCGCGCCGTCCACCGGCGTCCCGCGCGATCGGCGGCGCGCATCGTTCGCGGCCCAGCCCACGCAAGAAGCCGAGCGCACCTCCGCGCAACCAGTCGCGACATCACACTCGGGGCAAGACCTAA